In the genome of Juglans microcarpa x Juglans regia isolate MS1-56 chromosome 6S, Jm3101_v1.0, whole genome shotgun sequence, the window GATCTTACCTCCTGCTTTAAATCTATGCAGATACTGGAAGGACTTCTTAAATTGCCAGAGAATAGGGAATGTGCTGACTGCAAATCTAAGTATGTCCCTTGACAAGTTCAAAATAGATGATCTGGATATTCTAAcagctttatttttcttatttatacaaaaaaaatgacatatttaTAATGAGGAATTGTAAAGAGATGATGTAGATATTATTCAGCGGTAGAATTCCAAGTGCATTTGGAAAGAATTATATCCAACAATAGTCATCTTCTTTGGTTATATCAAGTATAAGCGTGTTATTAGTCATGTACATTTTACTTATGCGAGTTTCTTATAATGACATTATTGCTATGCAGAGGTCCAAGATGGGCTAGTGTGAATTTAGGCATATTTATATGTATGCAGTGTTCGGGGATCCATAGAAGTCTTGGGGTACACATATCGAAggttatacaattttttttttttctattttacttgTCAATTAATCGTTACTCATTTCCCAGTTTATGAGCTTCATGCGGTAGGCTAATTTACATATTTGAAAATGGCTTTGGTTGCAGGTGCGGTCTGCTACCCTGGACACTTGGCTTCCAGAGCAGGTTGCCTTTATTCAATGTAAGCTTGTCCATTATGTCATGGGCTTGAATTTATTATGACTGATAAAACGGTGAACTTAAGCTTGATAAACTgcctaagatatttttttttttggtacatATAGCCATGGGAAATGAGAAGGCAAATAGTTACTGGGAAGCCGAACTACCTCCAAATTACGATAGAGTtggaattgaaaattttattcgTGCAAAGTATGTGCGTAAGAGGCCCTAGGAACTAGTatctttctttatatcattttagtTAATTGCTATTCTTTGTTATGTGCATCTAGTAAAAGTTGTAAGATCACTCTTTATATGTTCTTCCTAATTATAGCACATTATTCTAGGTACGATGACAAGAGATGGATTccaaaggatggaaaaacaaaatcatcGACTAGAGGGCAGGAAGACAAGGCTTCTGTGCATTGGCAGAGACCTGGGGAAAGAAGTGGTCCGGGCCCTAGTTCTGGTTCTGAAAAGACATTTGAGGAAAGGAAGAACACTCGACCATCTAGTACTATTCCCTCTGCCAAAATGAGTATTCCCGTTCCACCTAAAGGACCTGAGCaggtattttgatttgttttcccTAGTTGATAAGCATTAATTTATTGTGTCTCTGCTTTCAAAGAACAAAGCCTTTCTATTTATGAGATATCCATGCCTTAGCCATCAATTTCTGCATAGCAATGGGATAGGATTAAAAGTGCAAATGCTTTAATCACTGTGGTTATCTCTATAAAGTATAGGCTATGTCAAGGTGTATCTGAAAGTGTTTGAGTTGATTTGCTGGAATTTGTGGTTTCTATATAAGATTATTTGGCCTTGGTGTTTTTAGCACTACTTGGCTCAATGTTTGGCCTGAGGACCATTTATGGGGGTGTTTGTCATTTGTGGCTCACAAATCTAATCATTGCCATAATATTCATGATATATGGAAGAAAATTAAGGAATAAAATACCAATGTAGTGCTGTGATCATGGTCAAATCTATGCAGTCTAATTCAATGCATTGTCTCATCTCTTAAGCTATAATGGTTGAGATTGGTTGACCTACGTGATTCCAGTTTTGCCTCGCTCTTTTCCAAATCCTTTTTCCTTTATTAGCCTTTTTCTCTGTATTTGAAATATAGATTTGATGCATTATGTTCATTATGCATGAAATATATACTCATGAGCAGGTTACTCCTGTTCCTAAGTCTCAACGCACACAGAAAATAGAACCAGCACCAGCGGTGCCCCAAGCTGAAGCAACAAAGCAGCCTTTGAATTCTGCTTCTGCTGTCTCTCCACCAAAGGTTGACTACGCAACTGACCTTTTCAACATGTTAACCATGGATGCTCCAAGTGAAAACAGCTCAGGGGAACCTTCACCTGATGATAATTCTTGGGCAGGTTTTCAGTGTACATCTCTACTGACCACCTCTTTTTACTTACTGGATCATCAAAGCTGATAGTTTTGTGGacttttttctttacaattgCGTTGAGGCTAAAAGTTATGGTTGTGATTTTGTCTTATGGTTGCAGCTGCTGGAGAAACACTGACAGCTGAGAAAACTGGTACGACAAAACCAGTTGAAAGTGGTCCCCAGTCTACCTCTGGAATTGAGgatctttttaaaaattcacCTTCAGTTATACCTACTCTAGTTTCAGAGATACCCCAGAAACATGGGAATAATGATATTATGAGCCTTTTTGAGAAGGTATGTGCTTCACTATCATTTATAAGATTGTTACGAACTGTATTGCTTGTTTGAttactttatttattaacttttctATTTGCCATTCGAGTTTCTGtataaaagtttatttttccaatttaaaataaggtCCAATTGATTGACgttaataaatttttgaaaaacgacatttgtatttgatttgactgaagaatttttattttcactataatttatccaaaaaattattattttcaatattaacATGTATTGTGTGTAAATAAACAAATCTGGTTACATGGTTCAAAATGCAGTCAAGCATGGTGTCGCCATTTTCTGTGCATCAACAACAACTTATGATGCTTGCTCAGCAACAGTCCCTTCTCATGGCTGCTGCAGCTAAATCTGCTGGTGGGGAGCTGAAAGTTCTTGGCACTGCACAACAACCTGGGTCCAATGGCAGTATCAATTTGCCCACTCAAAGTTGGGCGAGTGCTGGCTACCAGATGCCTGGAATGGTAATGCCATGTGAACCACAAACATTTAATGCAGGGATAGTACATAGTGTGAATGACTTAAAGTCTACTTTATTAATTTCTATTACTGGGTTTGACTTTGTCATCTTTCTTCCTGAGTTTAGACAAGGAACATGGTGCCAGCATATCCAGTGGGCAGCTCTGTTCCATGTCCTACATCTAGGTATTTCGTGAATTTTTCATATCTAGAATTGGTTTTGGAAactcaaaaaatagaaaacaatatCTGTTTCATGATCCATGTTAAGTTTCAGTTGTCGACTGAATTGGGCTGTAACTTTATCAGTGTCTAATATTGGTTGCCTAGTTAGACGGTGCTATTAGATGCAGGGCTACGACTTCATTATATTCAGCAGTGTCTAATATTGTAATGctattgcaaaaaaataaaataaaattcattttgcTTTACACTAATTTCACATTGACTGACAACTGTTGCCGTTTATTGCTGGCAGCATGTATTCCATGGGGCAATCCACCCAATTTAATACTGCTGCCACCAGTGCAGTGAGTAAACCTCAATCGGCATCTGCAGTACCATCTATGCCTCCGACTCGAGCAGGGAATGATTATGATTTCTCCTCCCTAACGCAAGGGATGTTCTCAAAACAGTAAGTTGCCTTTCGGGCGACAATGCTTGCTTTTCCATACGATACAAAATTAGATTAATTACAGGAAAATAGCACTTGGACATTTCTTATATGTACTCGGGGTTGTAAACCATTTGTAGAGGCAGTTCATATTTCTTTCCCCTCCATATCTGAGTGATTCGTTCATTTGTACCAGTAGTTGTATCTGTAgtaataaaaaatgagtttagattGATTTccaattgtctttttttttttttttttttttttccctttaatcTGCATCTACTGATAGAATTCTAGATTACCTTTTGAAAAAGTCATGCAGGGATTGGCAGTCTAGGGGGAGGAAATTGGgttattttgaattattaaatatataacaaCTTGGACATACAATTTCGTCCCACAGTGTTGATTACCACTGGATTTATGGCATGTGGGTAAGTAGCGTTTGTGATCAACCATGAATTCATTATTGGCTTCTTGCGTGTCTTGCATGTCAGCTTGGTTAGATGCATACTTGATAAATGTGGtcctataaaaatttaaataaaatgtaaatttatttgttctaaATATTTCCTCTGTTCAAGTGATCAACAAAATGAAAGCCATGCATATCTGGTCACAAAATGAATACTTGCAGTTAATGATAAATACGTACACATTTGACTTGCTACGAAAAAGCTGGTAGCTAGGCTGCCCCACGTATTTTTTTCCGATTTCTCGTCTTCAACTCTTCCCATTCTTTCCCCAGTCAAACGAGAACAATATCGTTTGGATgttttcagtttaattttaaattaaatttaatatttaaataaaaaaaatatttacaattttttttaatttaacggTTCTTTATATGTagaatttataatctttttaactttttataaatacatctaaaattattttaatatttaaatatatttaaattcatcttaaataaaatttataaaatttattctattatcCCAATTCATTCCTGTTTATAAAAGACTTAACTAGACATAATCTTTCGTATCGGTCCACGCGTCTGGCTTCCCTGCCAATTAAAATCTGACCTTGTCTGATTTGTTGGTATGTACAACATCAAAGTTAGGCACAAACTTCGAACttgggaagaaagaaaacaaatggaCAATAAAGACCCAGGCCAGAGGCGTTGTCTGTAGGAGGAGACTATTACTTTAGAGTTGAATCTGGAGAACCAACCATCCATCCAGGAAGATGGGTTCTCCATGTACTTGTTCATGGCGTCACGTCTCACTATTCCGCACATTAGACGGTGCTGGTACAGTAACTCTATCTCTATGTTTTGTCTTCTATCTTGAAAAATCACCGCAACTTTATATTACCTGAAACaagtcctttaatttttttaataatattatatgctaaTTGGTTTATctaattcaaacaaataaatatacgTACAACGTCAAAATGTTCATGTGCATGTCATTCGAAAATCTTGTCGgaaaatcatattttgtatttttaaaccACCTTCTCCTTAGTGTTCAGCAGGTATTTGAATCTCGAAACCCTATTTTGTTAGttgcttagaaaaataaaaaaaatcttaactcttgttatatttattcattattgtttCTGCATAGTTGGAAGTGGTGATCGAGCATGTTTTTTATGGTTCAATTCGGCTTTAATTAGTTGGAAACGTAGGAATATGTTTGGTGGCTGTGCTGAAATGACTCCAAAACACAAGTCAAACTGATCATTTTCGTGCGGTTGTTTCGGACTTAGTTTGCAATAAGGAGAATTTAGTAGGCTTGCCATTTTCCACAGCCCTCAAAATGTTCACGCCAGAATCAGATCTAGATATGCTTTGGACCAGCGTTCTATTCCATCttgtttttgttatatgttGATGTCCTCGATCTCTTTTTGCATTTCTTCTACTCAATTTAGttcccaaaacaaaataattaatatgacCGGCCATGACTTCCAACGTTGTCGCCATCTCCAGAACTCAACCATCCAAATGTATGACTTGGGAGAAGCAGCAATTGAGTACTTCTACGCTATTTACGTACCCAAGACTTGAACATTAAATTCTAATCATTTGGTTGAAACTTGAACAAAACGTGAACAAGAGAGCTGCCacgtatattatatatgcatgtacgtaGGTCAGTAGTAATAATATACAAGTAAATCAGCTACCAAACATATTATTTGGTAGATCATAAAACCCTTATTATTCACCATGGATATTGATGCACATTGAACATGCGTACGGGTCATGTTTTCTGCCAAGACAATTTTCTTCCACAGCCAACTAGCTCTCATAATTCAGGCAAGTTTGGTGGTCTTAGGATGGTCGGTCGCGATTTCCAGGACTAAAACAAGGACAGCTAAAGAAATGAACTTCTCTTCAACTAATTATTgctaattcatattttattccAATTATATAAACCTAATTCATATTAAAAGTATATCCGTAACTAATTTGTTGTGAGAGAGGATGAGATCATTCACTTAAAATGTGCTTTATAATTTATGGTATGGATAagtctaaattcatcttaggtgGTCCCACAAAATTCATTCCACCGtatcaactcattactatttataaagaactcaactcactttaacatccaaataggATTTATAATATCCAAATAAGCCTTGATACAAACACGGACATTCTCCACAAACTGAGGCATAACATCACATGACCAAACTCAAGTTTACACTCTATCCCTGTGAAATTCTGGTATGGAGTCCGTGGCTCAATCACTTTTATTAGAGTGTAGACATGAAAAAGCTCCATGATTTTCAAcatgttaaattgtttatagGCTGATCGGCGGCAGTAGAGTTTATAACGTAATGTTAATTGActaatcttatataaaaaagattgtTTAGTGCTATGTTATTAAAATTGTGTGgcaaagtacattttttttttctggtagATCCAATCACTTCACGTTCtcgtcgttttttttttaattattattattattattattgtcgtTGTGGTTGTGGTCGGCTAGCTAGGTGTGTGCACCCTACAAAGGCCGAGTTCATTTGGGCCGGGAATTCGGGACCCTAAAACAGCTCCGAACTTAACGGTCAAAATAATATAGCCGTTGAGAATGAATACATCTTTCACATTTTTACAAGATTTCTGACAACATCCATCCCACTGCATtattatgtattatttataCTTAAGTTATCATGACAATAAAGAAAAGCGCAAGTGAAGTGATTGCTTACTAAAT includes:
- the LOC121237427 gene encoding ADP-ribosylation factor GTPase-activating protein AGD5-like isoform X3; translation: MNEKANVSKELNAKHRKILEGLLKLPENRECADCKSKGPRWASVNLGIFICMQCSGIHRSLGVHISKVRSATLDTWLPEQVAFIQSMGNEKANSYWEAELPPNYDRVGIENFIRAKYDDKRWIPKDGKTKSSTRGQEDKASVHWQRPGERSGPGPSSGSEKTFEERKNTRPSSTIPSAKMSIPVPPKGPEQKIEPAPAVPQAEATKQPLNSASAVSPPKVDYATDLFNMLTMDAPSENSSGEPSPDDNSWAAAGETLTAEKTGTTKPVESGPQSTSGIEDLFKNSPSVIPTLVSEIPQKHGNNDIMSLFEKSSMVSPFSVHQQQLMMLAQQQSLLMAAAAKSAGGELKVLGTAQQPGSNGSINLPTQSWASAGYQMPGMTRNMVPAYPVGSSVPCPTSSMYSMGQSTQFNTAATSAVSKPQSASAVPSMPPTRAGNDYDFSSLTQGMFSKQ
- the LOC121237427 gene encoding ADP-ribosylation factor GTPase-activating protein AGD5-like isoform X2 codes for the protein MNEKANVSKELNAKHRKILEGLLKLPENRECADCKSKGPRWASVNLGIFICMQCSGIHRSLGVHISKVRSATLDTWLPEQVAFIQSMGNEKANSYWEAELPPNYDRVGIENFIRAKYDDKRWIPKDGKTKSSTRGQEDKASVHWQRPGERSGPGPSSGSEKTFEERKNTRPSSTIPSAKMSIPVPPKGPEQKIEPAPAVPQAEATKQPLNSASAVSPPKVDYATDLFNMLTMDAPSENSSGEPSPDDNSWAGFQSAGETLTAEKTGTTKPVESGPQSTSGIEDLFKNSPSVIPTLVSEIPQKHGNNDIMSLFEKSSMVSPFSVHQQQLMMLAQQQSLLMAAAAKSAGGELKVLGTAQQPGSNGSINLPTQSWASAGYQMPGMTRNMVPAYPVGSSVPCPTSSMYSMGQSTQFNTAATSAVSKPQSASAVPSMPPTRAGNDYDFSSLTQGMFSKQ
- the LOC121237427 gene encoding ADP-ribosylation factor GTPase-activating protein AGD5-like isoform X4, producing MQCSGIHRSLGVHISKVRSATLDTWLPEQVAFIQSMGNEKANSYWEAELPPNYDRVGIENFIRAKYDDKRWIPKDGKTKSSTRGQEDKASVHWQRPGERSGPGPSSGSEKTFEERKNTRPSSTIPSAKMSIPVPPKGPEQKIEPAPAVPQAEATKQPLNSASAVSPPKVDYATDLFNMLTMDAPSENSSGEPSPDDNSWAGFQSAGETLTAEKTGTTKPVESGPQSTSGIEDLFKNSPSVIPTLVSEIPQKHGNNDIMSLFEKSSMVSPFSVHQQQLMMLAQQQSLLMAAAAKSAGGELKVLGTAQQPGSNGSINLPTQSWASAGYQMPGMTRNMVPAYPVGSSVPCPTSSMYSMGQSTQFNTAATSAVSKPQSASAVPSMPPTRAGNDYDFSSLTQGMFSKQ
- the LOC121237427 gene encoding ADP-ribosylation factor GTPase-activating protein AGD5-like isoform X1; its protein translation is MNEKANVSKELNAKHRKILEGLLKLPENRECADCKSKGPRWASVNLGIFICMQCSGIHRSLGVHISKVRSATLDTWLPEQVAFIQSMGNEKANSYWEAELPPNYDRVGIENFIRAKYDDKRWIPKDGKTKSSTRGQEDKASVHWQRPGERSGPGPSSGSEKTFEERKNTRPSSTIPSAKMSIPVPPKGPEQKIEPAPAVPQAEATKQPLNSASAVSPPKVDYATDLFNMLTMDAPSENSSGEPSPDDNSWAGFQSAGETLTAEKTGTTKPVESGPQSTSGIEDLFKNSPSVIPTLVSEIPQKHGNNDIMSLFEKSSMVSPFSVHQQQLMMLAQQQSLLMAAAAKSAGGELKVLGTAQQPGSNGSINLPTQSWASAGYQMPGMVMPCEPQTFNAGIVHSVNDLKSTLLISITGFDFVIFLPEFRQGTWCQHIQWAALFHVLHLACIPWGNPPNLILLPPVQ